Proteins encoded together in one Cicer arietinum cultivar CDC Frontier isolate Library 1 chromosome 4, Cicar.CDCFrontier_v2.0, whole genome shotgun sequence window:
- the LOC101488505 gene encoding uncharacterized protein, with protein MGLLTFSLTGTGFILIGSLESLRSSQTNKLNKNPCPFYITLSIFSSFIIFSSLTSLFNAVTSNDAVGSSLQLQTIPIALLFLFHSLLSLFFSLPSHLLNLILTFAFSQEFLLFYLQRKDPSGVENRYYDLLLVPIAVCVFSTLIELLGSESLSSSSVAKLGRGVGLILQGTWFIQMGLSLFYSSFVAQGCDLHLVSKGNYSLRCKGHSEYHRGRAIATLQFNCHLALMVVLFVGFYSFTCAKIGNSVNDTLRYKPIGGEMQSFDNSVGKFSLDSDDDNDEIKDANVENQKLSNGINGNHSNH; from the coding sequence ATGGGACTCCTCACCTTCTCCTTAACTGGCACCGGTTTCATCCTCATAGGATCACTCGAATCCCTCCGGTCTTCCCAAACCAACAAACTTAACAAAAACCCATGCCCCTTCTACATCACTCTCTCCATCTTCTCCTCTTTCATCATCTTCTCATCCCTCACATCACTCTTCAACGCCGTTACCTCTAACGACGCCGTTGGCTCATCTCTCCAACTTCAAACCATCCCAATCGCTTTACTTTTCCTTTTCCactctcttctctctctcttcttctcTCTTCCCTCACATCTTCTTAACCTAATTCTCACCTTCGCTTTCTCTCAAGAGTTTCTCTTATTCTACCTTCAAAGAAAAGACCCTTCCGGTGTTGAAAATCGTTACTACGATCTCTTATTAGTTCCCATCGCTGTTTGTGTTTTTTCAACCCTAATTGAATTATTAGGTTCTGAATCGCTTTCGTCGTCTTCTGTTGCGAAATTGGGCCGTGGTGTTGGGCTTATTTTACAGGGAACGTGGTTTATTCAAATGGGCCTGTCTTTATTTTATTCGAGTTTTGTGGCCCAAGGGTGTGATTTACATTTAGTTAGTAAAGGGAATTATAGTTTGAGATGTAAGGGACATTCTGAGTATCATAGAGGTAGAGCTATTGCTACGCTTCAGTTTAATTGTCACCTTGCTCTTATGGTTGTTTTGTTCGTGGGGTTTTATTCATTCACTTGTGCCAAAATTGGAAATTCAGTTAATGATACTTTGAGGTATAAGCCCATTGGAGGTGAGATGCAATCTTTTGATAATTCGGTCGGAAAGTTTAGTTTGGATtctgatgatgataatgatgagaTTAAGGATGCTAATGTGGAGAACCAGAAGTTAAGCAATGGAATCAATGGTAATCACTCTAATCATTGA
- the LOC101493809 gene encoding ammonium transporter 2 member 5 has protein sequence MAGLVPLPSNLLPSDGSPEWMSKADNAWQLTAATFVGLQSVPGLIILYGGAVKKKWAVNSAFMSLYAFACVFFCWVVWGYRMSFGDQLFPFLGKPAVSLDEVYLFKQAFLGAFPNATMVYFQCVFAAITLILIAGALLGRMNFYAWMLFVPLWLTFSYTFTAFSIWSTNGFLTKLGIIDYSGGYVIHLSSGVAGFTAAYWVGPRLNKDRXXXXXXXXXXXXXXXXXXXXXXPPNTLLLMLAGAGLLWMGWTGFNGGDPYSAGIDASLAVLNTHACTATSLLTWVFLDVIFFKKPSVIGAVQGMITGLVCITPAAGVVQGWAALIMGVFSGSIPWFTMMVIHKRSKLLQKVDDTMAVLHTHAIAGSLGGILTGLFAEPKLNKLFYGNYNKYVGLFYGIKMNMLHLGVRQIGIQLLGILFVIFVNVISTSLICLFIRIFVPLRMSEEDMEIGDEAAHGEEAYAIWGQGDKHENSSSKYGGSSLYEDVEVAATKNKRGSQIEMM, from the exons atggctGGATTGGTTCCACTTCCTTCAAACCTACTACCATCTGATGGAAGTCCAGAATGGATGAGCAAAGCAGACAATGCATGGCAACTAACAGCGGCAACATTCGTCGGTCTACAAAGCGTACCGGGATTGATAATCTTATACGGTGGTGCTGTCAAAAAGAAATGGGCAGTTAATTCAGCATTCATGTCACTATATGCATTTGCTTGTGTTTTTTTCTGTTGGGTTGTTTGGGGTTATAGAATGTCTTTTGGTGACCAACTTTTCCCTTTTTTAGGGAAACCAGCTGTTTCTCTTGATGAAGTCTACCTTTTCAAACAAGCTTTTTTAGGGGCTTTTCCTAATGCTACTATGGTTTATTTCCAGTGTGTTTTTGCTGCTATTACTTTGATTTTGATAGCTGGTGCTTTGTTGGGGAGAATGAATTTTTATGCTTGGATGCTGTTTGTTCCTTTGTGGTTAactttttcttatacttttactGCTTTTAGTATTTGGAGTACTAATGGCTTTTTAACTAAGTTGGGGATTATTGATTATTCTGGTGGTTATGTTATTCATTTGTCTTCTGGAGTTGCTGGTTTTACAGCTGCTTATTGG GTTGGACCTCGTCTAAACAAAGATAGGGANNNNNNNNNNNNNNNNNNNNNNNNNNNNNNNNNNNNNNNNNNNNNNNNNNNNNNNNNNNNNNNNCCACCAAACACCCTCCTTCTTATGCTCGCCGGAGCAGGGCTGTTATGGATGGGATGGACAGGTTTCAATGGAGGAGATCCTTACTCGGCCGGCATAGACGCTTCTTTGGCTGTCTTAAACACACATGCATGCACTGCTACTAGCTTGCTTACTTGGGTTTTTCTTgatgtcattttcttcaaaaagcCTTCTGTAATTGGTGCTGTTCAAGGCATGATTACTGGTTTGGTTTGCATTACTCCTGCTGCAG GAGTTGTGCAAGGATGGGCAGCACTTATAATGGGAGTATTCTCTGGCTCAATTCCATGGTTCACAATGATGGTAATTCACAAAAGATCAAAGTTACTACAAAAAGTAGATGACACAATGGCAGTATTACACACTCATGCAATTGCTGGAAGCCTTGGAGGAATTCTCACTGGTCTATTTGCTGAGCCAAAATTGAACAAATTGTTCTAtggaaattataataaatatgttgGTTTATTTTATGGAATAAAAATGAACATGTTACACTTAGGAGTCAGACAAATAGGAATCCAACTCCTTGgaattttgtttgttatttttgttaatgTCATAAGCACGAGTTTGATATGTCTCTTTATTCGAATTTTTGTTCCGTTGAGAATGTCGGAAGAGGATATGGAAATTGGTGATGAGGCTGCTCATGGTGAAGAAGCTTATGCAATTTGGGGTCAAGGTGATAAACATGAAAATTCAAGTTCAAAATATGGTGGAAGTTCTTTGTATGAAGATGTTGAAGTTGCAGCCACTAAGAATAAACGTGGTAGTCAAATTGAGATGATGTAA